Proteins co-encoded in one Cytophaga hutchinsonii ATCC 33406 genomic window:
- a CDS encoding rhodanese-like domain-containing protein: MKEISVSELKALIDSKADIQLIDVREPAEFESAQIGGELIPLGTIPQNVDKISKDKQVIIHCRSGKRSANAIMFLESNHGYTNLYNLEGGILAWRDEIDEDLDVM; the protein is encoded by the coding sequence ATGAAAGAAATAAGTGTTAGCGAACTGAAAGCATTGATTGATTCAAAAGCAGATATACAATTGATTGATGTACGTGAGCCTGCTGAATTTGAATCCGCTCAAATAGGAGGCGAATTAATTCCTTTGGGTACAATTCCTCAAAACGTTGATAAAATTTCAAAAGATAAACAAGTGATCATTCACTGCCGCAGCGGTAAACGCAGTGCAAATGCAATCATGTTCCTTGAAAGTAATCATGGGTATACAAATTTATATAATCTGGAAGGCGGAATTTTAGCCTGGAGAGATGAAATAGATGAAGACCTGGATGTTATGT